A region from the Halomarina litorea genome encodes:
- a CDS encoding haloalkane dehalogenase, whose protein sequence is MTRDTTRVTTPEERFEDLPEFDYERHSVTVGDSLEMAYVDVGEESGENGETFLCLHGEPTWGYLYRKMIPGLSERGRVVVPDFVGFGRSEKLTDRDAYSFDFHYGTLVDFVEALDLQDITLVCQDWGGILGLTYAAHAPERFARLVAMNTGVPSGRQEMPEAWEEFRSFVERVDELPVGMLIQNATATDLPDDVVAAYEAPFHTEEAKAGARAWPDMVPRNDGGDGAEMTQEAARRLGEWEKPAFVLFADSDPITRKNRDPLRDLIPTASEQPDVWVEGAMHFLQEDAGEDIAEEIVAFVDRT, encoded by the coding sequence ATGACACGTGACACGACGCGGGTCACGACGCCCGAAGAACGGTTCGAGGACCTCCCCGAGTTCGACTACGAGCGCCACAGCGTCACCGTCGGCGACAGCCTCGAGATGGCCTACGTCGACGTGGGCGAGGAGAGTGGTGAGAACGGCGAGACGTTCCTCTGTCTCCACGGCGAACCGACGTGGGGCTACCTCTACCGGAAGATGATACCCGGCCTCAGCGAGCGCGGGCGCGTCGTCGTCCCGGACTTCGTGGGGTTCGGCCGCTCGGAGAAACTCACCGACCGGGACGCCTACAGCTTCGACTTCCACTACGGGACGCTCGTGGACTTCGTGGAGGCACTCGACTTACAGGATATCACCCTCGTCTGTCAGGACTGGGGCGGCATCCTCGGGTTGACCTACGCTGCACACGCGCCCGAACGGTTCGCCCGCCTCGTGGCGATGAACACGGGCGTCCCGAGCGGGCGACAGGAGATGCCCGAGGCGTGGGAGGAGTTCCGCTCGTTCGTCGAACGCGTCGACGAACTCCCCGTCGGGATGCTGATTCAGAACGCGACGGCGACCGACCTTCCCGACGACGTCGTCGCGGCCTACGAGGCCCCCTTCCACACCGAGGAGGCGAAAGCGGGGGCGCGCGCGTGGCCCGACATGGTCCCCCGGAATGACGGGGGGGACGGGGCGGAGATGACACAGGAGGCGGCGAGGCGTCTGGGCGAGTGGGAGAAACCCGCGTTCGTCCTGTTCGCCGACAGCGACCCCATCACGCGGAAGAACCGCGACCCGCTTCGCGACCTCATCCCGACGGCGAGCGAGCAACCGGACGTGTGGGTGGAGGGTGCGATGCACTTCCTGCAGGAGGACGCGGGCGAGGACATCGCAGAAGAGATCGTCGCGTTCGTCGACCGGACCTGA
- a CDS encoding halocyanin domain-containing protein — protein sequence MASVVALGALAGCSGGGDGNGGNGGDTTTTTASNGGDTTTSGGQTTTTAGNGGNTTTTSGGGGDNGSQAAVESYLSGANNFESIEDMTGQSEVTVDVGAGNGLAFGPAAVRVSSGTTVNWSWTGEGGSHNVVSAEDSDFEFRSGDPVSSGSFSQTFDQAGLALYYCNPHRGAGMKGAVVVE from the coding sequence ATGGCTTCGGTCGTCGCGCTTGGCGCGCTCGCCGGCTGTTCCGGCGGCGGCGACGGCAACGGTGGCAACGGTGGCGACACCACCACCACGACCGCCAGCAACGGCGGTGACACCACCACGTCCGGTGGGCAGACGACCACGACCGCCGGGAACGGCGGCAACACGACGACCACGTCGGGCGGCGGTGGCGACAACGGGAGTCAGGCCGCCGTCGAGTCCTACCTCTCGGGCGCGAACAACTTCGAGTCCATCGAGGACATGACCGGCCAGAGCGAGGTGACGGTCGACGTCGGCGCCGGCAACGGCCTCGCATTCGGCCCCGCGGCGGTCCGCGTCTCCTCCGGGACGACGGTCAACTGGTCGTGGACGGGCGAGGGTGGCAGCCACAACGTCGTCTCCGCCGAGGACTCCGACTTCGAGTTCCGCAGCGGCGACCCCGTGTCCAGCGGGAGTTTCAGCCAGACGTTCGACCAGGCGGGCCTCGCGCTCTACTACTGCAACCCCCACCGGGGGGCCGGCATGAAGGGCGCGGTCGTCGTCGAGTAA
- a CDS encoding DICT sensory domain-containing protein, whose amino-acid sequence MNEQVYSPQSLVDEIDARRRTITVFVPPDETDATTDLEDHFATRNVTVETRTIPVGREGFVVVRSEGLPQRTVPLGAVRALLSGNAGSEWRTLPTDVDTPSAVVGLDELCFRSFDRRQMLFTCREIEERAYRIGHGTLHVGFQREGAFEAQREVYEALLTRGVTVDAYMGSLGSEAVGRLEHPNLSYHVDPVPELSNYWFLAYDGGGEPYQKCALVAEERARGRYYGVWTYDPSLVAGLVAYLKATY is encoded by the coding sequence ATGAACGAACAGGTGTACTCCCCGCAGTCACTCGTCGACGAAATCGACGCCAGGCGTCGGACCATCACCGTCTTCGTCCCGCCGGACGAGACCGACGCGACGACCGACCTCGAGGACCACTTCGCCACCCGAAACGTCACGGTCGAGACCCGCACCATTCCCGTCGGTCGGGAGGGGTTCGTCGTTGTCAGGAGCGAGGGACTCCCGCAGCGGACCGTCCCGCTCGGGGCCGTCAGGGCGCTCCTCTCGGGGAACGCCGGATCGGAGTGGCGGACGCTCCCGACGGACGTCGACACGCCGAGCGCCGTCGTCGGACTCGACGAACTCTGTTTCCGGTCGTTCGACCGCAGGCAGATGCTGTTCACCTGCCGTGAAATCGAGGAACGAGCCTACCGCATCGGCCACGGGACACTCCACGTCGGCTTCCAGCGAGAGGGGGCCTTCGAGGCACAACGCGAGGTGTACGAGGCGCTCCTCACCCGAGGTGTCACGGTGGATGCCTACATGGGGTCGCTCGGTTCCGAGGCGGTGGGTCGCCTCGAACACCCGAACCTCTCGTACCACGTCGACCCCGTCCCCGAACTCTCGAACTACTGGTTCCTCGCGTACGACGGGGGCGGCGAACCCTACCAGAAGTGCGCGCTGGTCGCCGAGGAGCGGGCGAGGGGACGGTACTACGGCGTCTGGACGTACGACCCGTCGCTCGTCGCCGGCCTCGTCGCGTACCTGAAGGCGACGTACTGA
- a CDS encoding PfkB family carbohydrate kinase, with protein sequence MSYERLVGRVEDASPLTVASLPDGSVDTLYRVEGGGGPVDSRRSFGERVAAGESSSFVRERTAREPGGQATNMAQQCHALGDEVTLLGHLDDPVFESLPFETHSMGDPARVDVYRFDDGDLMLAAVPDSRDGWGTAALDDAAEGASGPVYGADALLVGNWAAFPSMTAVLSALADRVDVGTLLLDPGDVSAIDSGAAQGLCEALASLDEGCEVVVSANREELSGLAAAVDERGGHVTDRVRRAAGVSAVVMHGFDESVAATRDGRHLLPAVDVDEGVRNSGAGDRFSAALARARAAGWDWPVALALGNACAGHYLERGETLRFDGLRNYLNDRGEVDG encoded by the coding sequence ATGAGCTACGAGCGGTTGGTCGGACGCGTCGAGGACGCCTCGCCACTCACGGTCGCGTCGCTCCCCGACGGGAGCGTCGACACCCTCTATCGCGTCGAGGGCGGCGGCGGTCCGGTCGACTCGCGGCGCTCGTTCGGCGAGCGAGTCGCCGCCGGCGAGTCGAGTTCGTTCGTTCGCGAGCGGACCGCACGGGAACCGGGCGGGCAGGCGACGAACATGGCCCAGCAGTGCCACGCCCTCGGGGACGAGGTGACGCTCCTCGGTCACCTCGACGACCCCGTCTTCGAGTCGCTCCCGTTCGAGACCCACTCGATGGGCGACCCGGCGCGAGTGGACGTCTACCGGTTCGACGACGGCGACCTCATGCTGGCGGCCGTCCCCGACAGCCGCGACGGCTGGGGGACGGCGGCGCTCGACGATGCCGCCGAGGGAGCGTCCGGGCCCGTCTACGGCGCGGACGCCCTCCTCGTCGGCAACTGGGCGGCGTTCCCGTCGATGACGGCGGTGCTCTCGGCGCTCGCGGACCGGGTCGATGTCGGGACACTCCTCCTCGACCCGGGTGACGTCTCGGCCATCGACTCGGGGGCCGCACAGGGTCTCTGCGAGGCGCTGGCGTCGCTCGACGAGGGCTGCGAGGTAGTCGTGAGCGCGAACCGCGAGGAGCTGTCGGGCCTCGCGGCGGCCGTCGACGAACGGGGCGGTCACGTCACCGACCGGGTCCGGCGTGCCGCCGGCGTCTCCGCCGTCGTGATGCACGGGTTCGACGAGTCGGTCGCCGCGACGCGCGACGGGCGACATCTCCTCCCGGCGGTCGACGTCGACGAAGGGGTCCGGAACTCGGGTGCCGGCGACCGGTTCTCGGCGGCGCTGGCGCGTGCTCGCGCCGCCGGCTGGGACTGGCCGGTGGCGCTGGCGCTCGGGAACGCGTGCGCCGGCCACTACCTCGAACGGGGCGAGACGCTTCGGTTCGACGGACTGCGGAACTACCTCAACGACCGGGGCGAGGTCGACGGGTAG